In Silene latifolia isolate original U9 population chromosome 3, ASM4854445v1, whole genome shotgun sequence, a single window of DNA contains:
- the LOC141647386 gene encoding uncharacterized protein At5g08430-like, producing MEKKKRNCVMQQEKQVKKQQHEVNKVVEEDDEKVSEDYCFVCKDGGTLIVCDHKDCVKAFHPDCVGLDESTEETDVLWICDWHSCLECKRSSKYQCYCCTNAVCQSCFKKVSFARVRGSKGLCNDCLHLALLGDEGMDVDSDGETVDFKDRETYEGLFKEYWDIIKEKEGLTLLDLHDADVQIKKGEKARVKPLKPQYESDKSVELEENREPMLDDHNSDDHDSERAGKPVIGTNNKRPKKTPKRKRGSSRIEYIGWASKSLIEFLAAIGVDTNEKLFQSDVSSLIHKYAKENKLFHPEKRKIILCDARLRPLLKRRTISIYKINDAIEAHFLENLEQSEDDGYSSGYEEKYATLPTKKQAWWKNMESSLQHKGQLMEKFLGKEVIPEEPKKIETVTKIVYSDFATVVPQNMQLVYLKRGLVESLLENCETFESKVMGSFVKVKSEPVDPKYPYQLLPVTGIKKEFGNEKKIVLLQVSNLPNDISMRMLSNEDVSLEDCECLLQKIETGLIPKLTVVEVEKKAKDLHEDITKYAIARELSLLKYRIDQANEKGRRAELYEFRRRRELLQSEEEQTRMLNELPRVIAEVIEVKPDSEDPESNNIDVGTCPSINPSKASQDCKNIPA from the exons ATGGAGAAAAAGAAGAGAAATTGTGTAATGCAGCAggaaaaacaagtaaaaaaaCAACAGCATGAAGTAAATAAAGTagtagaagaagatgatgaaaaGGTTTCAGAAGATTACTGTTTTGTTTGTAAAGATGGTGGTACTCTCATTGTTTGTGATCACAA GGACTGTGTTAAAGCGTTTCACCCTGATTGCGTGGGTCTGGACGAATCAACTGAAGAAACAGATGTTCTGTGGATTTGTG ACTGGCATAGTTGCCTTGAATGCAAAAGAAGTTCCAAGTATCAGTGTTACTGCTGTACTAATGCTGTCTGTCAGAGCTGCTTCAAGAAAGTTTCATTTGCTCGAGTCAGAGGGAGTAAAGGATTATGTAACGACTGCCTTCATCTTGCGTTACTTGGAGATGAAGGAATGGACGTTGATTCTGATGGG GAAACGGTCGACTTTAAAGATCGTGAAACGTACGAAGGTCTTTTCAAAGAATACTGGGatataattaaagaaaaagaAGGATTGACCTTGTTAGATCTGCATGATGCCGATGTTCAAATAAAAAAAGGTGAAAAAGCCAGGGTCAAGCCTCTTAAGCCCCAGTATGAGTCGGACAAGTCTGTCGAACTGGAGGAGAACAGGGAACCTATGCTTGATGATCACAATAGTGATGATCACGATAGTGAGCGTGCTGGTAAGCCTGTGATAGGAACTAATAATAAGAGGCCCAAAAAAACACCAAAAAGGAAAAGAGGTTCTAGCAGAATAGAGTACATTGGTTGGGCTTCGAAATCTCTCATAGAATTCCTTGCAGCTATTGGAGTCGATACAAACGAAAAACTTTTCCAGAGTGATGTGTCTTCCCTCATACATAAGTATGCTAAAGAAAATAAGCTCTTTCATCCcgagaaaaggaaaataatactTTGTGATGCACGCTTGCGCCCTTTATTGAAAAGAAGGACAATCAGCATATATAAAATAAATGACGCAATCGAAGCTCATTTTCTCGAGAACCTGGAGCAGTCGGAGGATGACGGGTATAGTTCAGGATATGAAGAAAAATATGCTACCTTGCCTACTAAAAAACAGGCTTGGTGGAAAAATATGGAGTCATCATTACAGCATAAAGGGCAGCTTATGGAAAAGTTTCTCGGAAAGGAAGTCATACCAGAAGAACCTAAAAAGATAGAGACTGTTACTAAGATTGTTTATAGTGATTTCGCAACCGTTGTTCCACAAAACATGCAGCTGGTCTATTTGAAGAGAGGCTTAGTGGAAAGTCTGTTGGAAAACTGTGAAACATTTGAAAGCAAAGTGATGGGAAGCTTTGTGAAAGTCAAGTCGGAGCCAGTTGATCCTAAGTATCCATATCAGCTTCTCCCTGTGACAG GAATCAAGAAGGAATTTGGGAATGAGAAGAAGATTGTTCTTCTTCAAGTGTCTAATCTGCCTAATGACATCTCCATGCGCATGTTGTCGAATGAGGATGTATCTTTG GAAGACTGCGAGTGTTTGCTACAGAAAATAGAAACTGGCCTTATTCCGAAGCTTACTGTT GTAGAGGTAGAGAAGAAAGCAAAAGATCTCCATGAAGATATAACAAAATAT GCGATTGCCCGAGAACTTTCCTTATTAAAGTACCGTATTGATCAAGCTAACGAGAAGGGACGGAGAGCTGA GTTATACGAGTTCCGAAGAAGAAGAGAACTGCTTCAGTCTGAAGAAGAGCAAACTCGCATGCTAAATGAGCTCCCAAGAGTGATTGCTGAAGTAATTGAGGTTAAGCCTGATTCTGAAGATCCTGAGAGTAATAATATTGATGTTGGAACCTGCCCTTCAATTAATCCTAGCAAAGCGTCACAAGATTGTAAAAATATTCCTGCTTAA
- the LOC141648829 gene encoding uncharacterized protein LOC141648829: MARVLGGKYFHGGSLMHSELGLNPSYTWRSIWEAKQVLESGMRRRVGDGLSTRIWKDPWIPSTQTKRVISPRGNNDEEMLVVELLNADGRSWNSQKVRSLFLPFEQERVMNIKWSSVNSCDIWCWDAEKHGIYSVPTAYKLLMNGFVWEEGQSNVQREKQLWNSIWKMLIWPCIKVFFSQLMSNALPTRANLVSPMKHDDDACPVCDAKTETVVHLLFFLGGGGSGFWAGLGLEIEEVGRVKWVRERMEMVWRELREDKRVLSMAGCYTIWEGRSKVVFEG, encoded by the coding sequence ATGGCGAGGGTTTTGGGTGGGAAATACTTTCACGGAGGATCACTTATGCATTCAGAATTAGGTTTAAACCCGAGTTACACATGGCGCAGTATTTGGGAAGCTAAACAAGTTCTTGAATCGGGAATGCGAAGAAGGGTAGGAGACGGTCTTAGTACCCGTATATGGAAGGACCCGTGGATACCTAGTACGCAGACAAAGAGAGTTATATCGCCAAGAggaaataacgatgaagaaatgCTTGTGGTGGAGCTGCTCAATGCTGATGGTAGGTCGTGGAATTCTCAAAAGGTTCGttccctctttctcccttttgaACAGGAACGTGTCATGAATATTAAGTGGAGTAGTGTGAATTCTTGCGATATTTGGTGTTGGGATGCGGAGAAACACGGTATTTATTCTGTCCCAACGGCCTATAAGTTACTTATGAATGGGTTTGTATGGGAGGAGGGGCAATCTAATGTCCAACGTGAGAAACAATTATGGAATAGCATTTGGAAGATGTTGATATGGCCGTGTATTAAAGTCTTTTTCTCGCAGTTGATGAGCAATGCGTTGCCAACTCGAGCTAATTTGGTCTCTCCCATGAAGCATGATGATGACGCCTGCCCTGTTTGTGATGCTAAGACAGAGACGGTCGTCcatcttttgttttttttggggggggggggttctGGGTTTTGGGCTGGGTTGGGGTTAGAGATAGAGGAGGTAGGAAGGGTCAAGTGGGTGAGGGAGAGGATGGAGATGGTGTGGAGGGAGTTACGGGAGGATAAGAGAGTGTTGTCGATGGCGGGGTGCTACACAATCTGGGAAGGGCGAAGCAAAGTGGTGTTTGAAGGTTAA